A window of the Caldalkalibacillus salinus genome harbors these coding sequences:
- the araA gene encoding L-arabinose isomerase, with product MLKTKQYQFWFVTGSQHLYGEEAIREVESHASQMVQALNEDSRIPYEIVLKPVQTTPDAIRHVCASASVDEDCAGVITWMHTFSPAKMWIGGLSELRKPLLHLHTQFNRDIPWGDIDMDFMNLNQSAHGDREYGFIGARMNVARKVVVGHWEDQTVRRRLSEWMRTAVAFTDGKHLKVARFGDNMREVAVTEGDKVEAQMKFGWSISAFGIGDLVQRMKDISDSEVNALYEEYEEQYDIDPQAKRSPEYRDAILEQARIELGMKSFLEEGGFSAFTTNFEDLHGMKQLPGLAVQRLMAQGYGFGGEGDWKTAALLRMMKIIADGKGTSFMEDYTYHLEPNNNLVLGSHMLEVCPTVAATRPKIEVHPLSIGGKEDPARMVFDGAEGPALNASLVDMGHRFRLVINEVDAVKPTHDMPNLPVAKVLWKPRPSLSEATEAWIHAGGAHHTVFSFQVTPEQLHDWSVLTDIECVTINESTKVSEFQKELQWNEIARRLS from the coding sequence ATGTTAAAAACGAAACAATATCAATTTTGGTTTGTGACTGGTAGTCAGCATTTATACGGTGAAGAAGCGATTAGAGAGGTTGAAAGCCACGCCTCACAGATGGTACAGGCATTAAATGAGGACAGTCGCATACCGTACGAGATTGTACTCAAACCAGTTCAAACAACCCCGGATGCCATTCGTCACGTATGTGCGTCCGCAAGTGTCGATGAGGACTGTGCGGGTGTGATCACTTGGATGCACACCTTTTCCCCAGCAAAAATGTGGATCGGAGGGCTATCAGAGCTTCGAAAGCCTCTATTACATCTACATACGCAGTTTAACCGTGATATCCCTTGGGGAGACATTGATATGGACTTTATGAACCTTAACCAGTCCGCACATGGCGATCGAGAGTATGGGTTTATTGGGGCTCGGATGAACGTTGCAAGGAAGGTTGTCGTCGGACATTGGGAGGATCAAACCGTTAGAAGACGTCTTTCAGAATGGATGCGTACGGCGGTTGCCTTTACAGACGGAAAGCATCTTAAGGTCGCTCGCTTTGGTGATAACATGCGTGAAGTGGCTGTCACTGAAGGTGATAAGGTTGAAGCGCAAATGAAGTTTGGATGGTCCATATCTGCTTTTGGCATCGGTGACCTTGTGCAACGTATGAAGGACATTTCCGACTCTGAAGTGAATGCGCTTTATGAAGAATATGAGGAGCAGTATGACATTGACCCTCAGGCGAAGCGCTCACCGGAATATCGGGACGCGATATTAGAACAAGCGAGAATTGAGTTAGGCATGAAGTCTTTCTTAGAAGAAGGCGGGTTTAGCGCATTTACGACGAACTTTGAGGACCTCCATGGGATGAAACAGCTTCCAGGTCTAGCCGTCCAACGTCTAATGGCCCAAGGATACGGTTTTGGTGGAGAAGGGGATTGGAAAACGGCCGCACTTTTAAGAATGATGAAAATCATAGCTGACGGAAAAGGCACATCCTTTATGGAGGACTATACGTATCATTTGGAACCGAACAATAACCTAGTGCTAGGCTCACACATGCTAGAGGTTTGTCCGACAGTGGCGGCCACTCGTCCAAAAATTGAAGTACACCCACTTTCAATCGGAGGAAAAGAAGATCCGGCACGTATGGTCTTTGACGGTGCTGAAGGTCCCGCATTGAATGCGTCTTTAGTTGATATGGGTCATCGTTTCCGACTTGTGATTAATGAGGTGGATGCTGTTAAACCTACGCATGACATGCCAAATTTGCCTGTTGCAAAAGTCCTATGGAAGCCACGACCATCATTAAGTGAAGCGACAGAAGCGTGGATCCATGCCGGTGGGGCTCATCATACGGTCTTCTCTTTCCAAGTGACACCCGAACAGCTACATGATTGGTCCGTATTAACCGACATTGAGTGTGTCACGATTAACGAATCGACGAAAGTGTCTGAATTCCAAAAGGAACTCCAATGGAACGAGATCGCACGTAGATTATCGTAA
- a CDS encoding substrate-binding domain-containing protein encodes MQTKYNKVKQAIRSQILDGTFVPHQKISSENELMKEFGVSRHTIRVAIGELVNEGWLYREQGAGTFCADRSLQDVKNHDQKNIAIMTTYISDYIFPEIIRGAESYLSSLGYQVSLFSTNNNLDNEKRVLENILTQGVDGLIIEPTKSAFSNPNINYYLNLERSNIPYIMVNAFYDELEPLCIMMDDEKGGFIQTEHLIEKGHRTILGFFQTDDMQGVKRMKGYIKAHRVHQIPINPKHMITYYSEEKKTKPIQELKNLLGNQEDKPTAIVGYNDELVLQLLDVLREQKIQVPRDMSIVGYDSSSLAQVSEVKLSSIHHPKHVMGETAAKMIVDLIREKHATSKKEKTELDSVIYEPELIIRQSTKAL; translated from the coding sequence GTGCAAACAAAATATAATAAAGTGAAACAAGCCATTAGATCACAAATACTTGATGGGACCTTTGTCCCCCATCAGAAGATTAGCTCAGAAAATGAGTTGATGAAAGAGTTCGGTGTGAGTCGTCATACCATCCGCGTGGCCATAGGAGAACTTGTTAATGAAGGTTGGCTGTACCGGGAGCAAGGCGCTGGTACATTTTGTGCCGATCGTTCATTACAAGACGTCAAAAACCATGATCAGAAAAATATCGCTATCATGACAACGTATATTTCGGATTATATCTTCCCAGAGATTATACGAGGAGCTGAATCGTACCTTAGTTCGTTGGGCTACCAGGTGAGTCTATTTAGTACCAACAATAATTTAGATAACGAAAAAAGAGTACTAGAAAATATACTCACCCAAGGTGTAGATGGTCTGATCATTGAACCGACCAAGAGTGCATTTTCCAATCCTAATATTAATTATTATCTTAATCTTGAGCGTTCAAATATTCCTTATATCATGGTGAACGCTTTCTACGATGAGCTCGAGCCGCTATGTATCATGATGGATGATGAGAAGGGTGGCTTTATTCAAACGGAACATCTAATAGAGAAAGGGCACCGTACCATCCTTGGTTTTTTCCAAACGGATGATATGCAAGGTGTGAAGCGTATGAAAGGCTATATCAAGGCTCATCGTGTGCACCAAATTCCTATTAATCCGAAGCATATGATTACTTATTATTCAGAAGAAAAAAAGACAAAGCCTATTCAGGAGCTCAAAAACCTGTTAGGAAACCAAGAGGATAAACCCACTGCGATCGTAGGATATAACGATGAGCTTGTCCTACAGTTGTTAGATGTCCTGAGAGAACAGAAAATACAAGTGCCTAGGGACATGTCCATCGTGGGCTATGACAGCTCATCTTTAGCACAGGTATCTGAGGTGAAGTTGTCATCCATCCATCATCCAAAACATGTAATGGGAGAAACGGCAGCCAAAATGATTGTCGATTTAATCAGGGAAAAACATGCCACATCTAAAAAAGAGAAAACCGAGTTGGACAGTGTCATATACGAGCCTGAATTAATCATCCGTCAGTCTACTAAAGCGTTATAA
- a CDS encoding DUF3231 family protein, with translation MMSHYSRLMIEIGKFAEDGTNILIRKGWLEQPPTFADRDKLAKKKNSRPQT, from the coding sequence ATTATGTCACACTATTCTCGCTTGATGATTGAAATAGGCAAATTTGCCGAGGATGGCACCAATATCTTAATTCGGAAGGGTTGGCTAGAGCAGCCACCCACGTTTGCAGATAGAGATAAGTTAGCCAAAAAAAAAAATTCCCGTCCTCAAACTTAG
- the eutH gene encoding ethanolamine utilization protein EutH: MINDVIIYILVVFLCMGAIDYCMDNRFGLGDKFKEGFMAMGTLTLAMVGIVSLAPLIASVLLPIVGPVYGWIGADPAAFANTILALDMGGYALAQEMGQNQEAALFSWVFLGTMMGPTIVFTIPVALSLIRKEDHDVFAKGILVGMTTIPIGCFVGAVLAGLDITMVIRNLIPTVIFSAFILLGLCKFPTQIMKGFHFFGKAIKVIATIGLSCIIIETLTGHVIIPGMTPVEEGFKIVGMIAMVLAGAFPLVAFVTKVFQTPLSKAGALLRVDAHTTAGLIAALAHAIPMFAMLKNMDERGKIINVAFAVSGAFVFGGHLAFVAGINKEMVFAMIIGKLTSGVTAIILAIVVTSNIASGKESSSRVKGFTV; encoded by the coding sequence ATGATTAATGACGTCATTATATATATACTTGTCGTGTTTTTGTGTATGGGCGCCATCGATTATTGTATGGACAACCGTTTTGGATTAGGTGATAAATTTAAGGAAGGTTTTATGGCTATGGGGACATTGACTTTAGCCATGGTTGGTATTGTGTCTCTGGCCCCTTTGATAGCTTCAGTTCTCTTACCTATCGTCGGTCCCGTTTATGGGTGGATCGGAGCAGATCCTGCGGCGTTTGCCAACACGATTCTAGCATTGGATATGGGGGGATACGCATTAGCCCAAGAAATGGGGCAAAATCAGGAGGCGGCGTTGTTTTCCTGGGTTTTTCTCGGGACGATGATGGGGCCTACCATTGTTTTTACAATCCCTGTGGCGTTGAGCCTTATACGAAAAGAAGATCACGACGTTTTTGCCAAGGGCATTTTAGTAGGAATGACAACGATCCCCATCGGTTGCTTTGTTGGGGCTGTTTTAGCTGGATTAGACATCACAATGGTCATTAGGAATCTCATTCCGACCGTTATCTTTTCGGCCTTCATCCTTTTAGGTCTGTGTAAATTCCCAACTCAAATCATGAAGGGCTTTCATTTTTTTGGCAAAGCGATTAAAGTTATAGCTACGATCGGTTTGTCATGTATTATCATTGAGACCTTAACGGGACACGTCATTATACCTGGTATGACCCCAGTTGAAGAAGGGTTTAAAATCGTTGGTATGATTGCCATGGTCCTTGCGGGTGCTTTCCCTTTGGTGGCGTTTGTTACCAAGGTATTTCAGACGCCATTAAGCAAAGCAGGGGCACTACTGCGTGTAGACGCTCATACCACAGCGGGGTTGATTGCTGCTCTTGCTCACGCCATCCCGATGTTCGCTATGTTAAAGAACATGGATGAAAGAGGTAAGATTATAAATGTGGCCTTTGCTGTAAGTGGCGCCTTTGTTTTTGGCGGTCACTTGGCCTTTGTTGCTGGTATTAATAAGGAAATGGTCTTCGCCATGATCATTGGAAAGCTCACGAGTGGGGTCACAGCTATTATTTTAGCCATTGTGGTCACTTCAAACATAGCGAGTGGAAAAGAGAGCTCATCTAGAGTGAAAGGGTTCACTGTATAA
- a CDS encoding thioredoxin family protein, with amino-acid sequence MQEIKTIEAFQSTIEKGHVVVKFYADWCPDCHRIDPFMPEVEAQYRDQLRMVQVNRDTLPDLAEQYDVFGIPSFIAFKDGHETIRFVSKLGKTREEIEHFCVRAVQVAQSITSQKK; translated from the coding sequence ATGCAAGAGATCAAGACAATTGAAGCGTTTCAATCTACGATTGAAAAAGGCCATGTTGTCGTGAAATTTTACGCAGATTGGTGTCCAGATTGTCATCGTATTGACCCATTCATGCCTGAAGTTGAAGCTCAGTACCGGGATCAATTACGGATGGTGCAAGTTAATCGAGATACGTTACCTGATTTGGCCGAGCAGTATGATGTATTTGGCATTCCGAGTTTTATCGCCTTTAAAGACGGGCATGAAACCATTCGATTTGTTAGCAAGCTAGGCAAGACACGGGAAGAGATAGAACATTTCTGTGTTCGTGCGGTACAAGTAGCTCAATCCATTACTAGTCAAAAGAAATGA
- a CDS encoding Na+/H+ antiporter NhaC family protein produces the protein MAQSNSTVDDAVGQKEITRLEFRGGPFMATIPLVFFIVWAITLSVKGLVTEEALVLGMVIGIGIGLLFTKSKWSDYAQALFSGMAQPIGVVAVIAWFWAGMFANLLSAGGLVDGLIWVGFQTGLTGGLYVGLTFLLAAMFSTAVGTGYGTVAAFGTLMYPAGIVLGADPVMLLAAILSGAVFGDNLAPVSDTTIVSATTQEADVPGVVRSRFKYSIAAAVPSLILFVIFGGGSGIGSEDVIARLSEQVSPEGLILLIPFALVIYLALSGHHLLTSLTWGILASIVLMFFTGTSMSEVINIYMGEGESPVIEGALMAGIGGYFNMAILILFILAAAHLLELAGTMDVIKSFFMKQIKNVARRAEFVIYGIVALLNSFITINTAAGIAAAPFVSKLGKEYKLHPYRRANLLDTVTSSLGYIFPWSGGVLLAWATIQAVAKNYDFVNVVSPTAVFPFVFQGWGLLIVMLIAVITGWGRRYSGEKGEELKEHPDAKK, from the coding sequence TTGGCACAATCAAACAGCACAGTCGATGATGCAGTGGGACAGAAGGAAATTACTAGACTTGAGTTCCGCGGGGGACCTTTTATGGCCACGATACCACTCGTTTTTTTCATTGTATGGGCCATTACACTTAGTGTAAAAGGCTTAGTAACAGAAGAGGCACTCGTACTTGGTATGGTGATCGGGATTGGTATTGGCCTACTTTTTACAAAATCTAAATGGTCCGATTACGCTCAAGCGTTGTTCTCAGGAATGGCCCAACCGATTGGGGTAGTTGCCGTTATCGCCTGGTTCTGGGCTGGTATGTTTGCTAACCTACTATCCGCAGGTGGTCTCGTTGATGGGTTAATCTGGGTAGGTTTTCAGACAGGGTTAACGGGTGGACTATATGTTGGTCTTACTTTCTTGTTAGCCGCTATGTTTTCAACAGCCGTTGGGACAGGATATGGCACAGTTGCCGCGTTTGGTACGTTAATGTATCCTGCTGGTATTGTTCTAGGAGCAGATCCTGTTATGCTCCTTGCCGCCATTTTGAGTGGTGCGGTTTTCGGAGACAATCTCGCGCCAGTATCCGACACTACAATCGTGTCAGCAACCACTCAGGAAGCGGACGTGCCTGGTGTTGTACGTTCTCGTTTCAAGTATTCAATAGCGGCTGCAGTTCCTTCCCTTATCTTATTCGTTATATTCGGGGGAGGTAGCGGCATTGGCAGTGAAGATGTCATTGCAAGGTTATCTGAGCAAGTCAGTCCTGAAGGGCTAATATTACTGATTCCTTTTGCATTGGTCATCTATCTTGCCTTGAGTGGACATCATCTACTTACTTCTTTAACCTGGGGGATACTTGCCTCGATCGTATTAATGTTTTTTACGGGCACATCGATGTCAGAAGTAATCAATATCTATATGGGTGAAGGTGAATCTCCTGTTATTGAAGGTGCGCTTATGGCTGGTATTGGTGGTTACTTCAATATGGCCATACTCATCTTATTTATCTTAGCGGCAGCACATTTGTTAGAATTAGCAGGTACGATGGACGTCATTAAATCCTTCTTCATGAAACAGATTAAGAACGTCGCGCGCCGTGCAGAATTCGTCATCTATGGGATCGTTGCATTATTAAATTCATTCATAACGATTAACACGGCTGCGGGGATCGCTGCTGCCCCATTTGTCAGTAAGCTAGGTAAAGAGTACAAGTTACATCCTTACCGACGGGCAAACTTATTAGATACCGTCACCTCATCGTTAGGGTATATATTCCCTTGGAGCGGTGGTGTGCTATTGGCGTGGGCCACCATACAGGCTGTGGCAAAGAACTATGATTTCGTCAACGTGGTAAGTCCTACTGCTGTATTCCCATTCGTATTCCAAGGTTGGGGGCTCCTTATCGTTATGTTAATTGCCGTCATTACCGGCTGGGGACGCCGCTATTCTGGTGAGAAAGGCGAAGAATTAAAAGAACATCCAGATGCCAAAAAATGA
- a CDS encoding GNAT family N-acetyltransferase has protein sequence MTKSIHTEQRNQKTQKTQVKERTYTLRQHQPGDIGMILHKHGVLYATEYGWDQKFEAMVAQIAADFLRDFDQQRERCWIAEIGEEIVGSIAVAKSSDSVSKLRLFFVDDKARGQGLGQHLVSEVIGFCREVGYKKIELVTDRALKAARHIYSKNGFKLVAEEEHETFGKGLVMETWELAL, from the coding sequence ATGACTAAATCAATCCATACTGAACAGAGAAATCAGAAAACACAAAAAACACAAGTGAAAGAGAGAACGTATACGCTTCGCCAGCATCAACCAGGTGATATAGGCATGATCCTCCACAAACACGGTGTACTCTATGCTACAGAGTACGGATGGGATCAAAAATTTGAAGCGATGGTCGCTCAGATTGCAGCAGATTTCTTGAGAGATTTTGACCAGCAACGTGAACGTTGTTGGATTGCCGAGATCGGGGAAGAAATAGTAGGTTCGATCGCGGTTGCTAAGTCATCAGATAGCGTCTCTAAGTTACGTCTATTCTTTGTTGATGATAAAGCACGAGGACAAGGCTTGGGGCAACATCTCGTCAGTGAAGTCATTGGATTTTGTCGAGAAGTAGGTTATAAGAAGATAGAACTAGTGACGGATCGTGCATTGAAGGCAGCAAGACATATTTATAGTAAGAACGGCTTCAAGCTTGTAGCAGAAGAGGAGCATGAGACTTTCGGTAAAGGTTTAGTGATGGAAACTTGGGAGTTGGCATTATAA
- a CDS encoding LLM class flavin-dependent oxidoreductase, producing the protein MTEKGQEHHKALKDIKLSVLDLSPIVQESTAKQALHNTIDLAQHVEKLGFERFWLAEHHNMPGIASAATSVLIGQVASNTDKIRVGSGGVMLPNHAPLMVAEQFGTLETLFPGRIDLGLGRAPGTDQQTVQALRRGLRTGGEDFPELLEELRKFFRAPEPGEKRVRAIPGEGLNIPIWLLGSSGFSAQLAAKLGLPFAFASHFAPDHLLAALDLYRRQFQPSKVLDEPYAMAGVNVIAADTDDQARMLATSQELQFLNLIRGRPQPLDPPVDVEEMETIWHPHEKQVVKQQLQASVVGDKQRVREELEEFLRVTQVDELIVNTHVYEHQERVRSYEIVAEVHQDVSRQDY; encoded by the coding sequence TTGACTGAAAAAGGGCAAGAGCATCATAAAGCATTAAAAGATATTAAACTGTCTGTTTTAGACTTATCTCCTATAGTACAAGAATCAACCGCAAAACAAGCTTTACACAACACCATTGACCTTGCGCAACATGTTGAGAAATTGGGCTTCGAAAGATTCTGGTTAGCGGAGCATCATAATATGCCAGGTATCGCTAGTGCAGCCACTTCTGTGCTTATAGGTCAAGTCGCTTCAAATACAGATAAGATTCGAGTCGGTTCAGGGGGTGTCATGCTACCTAATCACGCGCCACTTATGGTTGCTGAGCAATTCGGCACTTTAGAAACCTTGTTCCCTGGGCGCATAGATTTAGGTTTAGGACGGGCGCCTGGAACGGATCAACAGACTGTTCAAGCGCTACGCAGAGGATTAAGGACCGGTGGCGAAGACTTCCCCGAATTGTTAGAGGAACTGCGTAAATTTTTCCGTGCACCAGAACCTGGTGAGAAACGAGTGCGGGCTATACCAGGAGAAGGATTAAACATTCCGATTTGGTTATTAGGGTCTAGTGGGTTCAGTGCTCAATTAGCAGCAAAACTTGGCTTACCGTTTGCATTCGCAAGTCATTTTGCGCCTGATCATTTATTAGCGGCACTTGATTTGTACCGTCGTCAATTCCAGCCATCTAAAGTATTAGATGAGCCTTATGCCATGGCTGGAGTGAACGTCATCGCTGCCGACACGGATGACCAGGCACGTATGCTAGCAACATCTCAGGAATTGCAATTCTTAAACTTGATTCGCGGTCGTCCTCAACCCCTCGACCCACCTGTTGATGTTGAGGAGATGGAGACGATTTGGCACCCACATGAAAAACAAGTGGTTAAACAACAGCTCCAAGCGTCTGTCGTAGGGGACAAACAGAGAGTCCGTGAAGAGCTTGAGGAATTTTTAAGAGTCACACAAGTAGATGAGTTAATCGTTAATACCCATGTGTATGAGCACCAAGAACGGGTACGCTCGTACGAAATTGTTGCGGAAGTCCATCAAGACGTAAGTAGGCAAGATTATTGA
- a CDS encoding IDEAL domain-containing protein, translating into MNQNNVLSIGDWVSGVTGEGELVHGFIEKIESNHEVTKVRVVTSDNDKIINKTVGLKVAELKKLPPADVPNDQQWLDLIDLALQTKDKQWFETLSKGIKRVPLRQNHNGDQLIKNRLSRYSV; encoded by the coding sequence ATGAACCAAAATAATGTATTAAGTATAGGCGATTGGGTGAGTGGTGTCACTGGTGAGGGTGAATTGGTTCATGGTTTTATTGAGAAGATTGAATCGAATCATGAAGTGACAAAAGTGCGTGTTGTTACTAGTGATAACGATAAAATCATCAATAAAACTGTTGGCCTTAAAGTGGCGGAACTTAAGAAACTACCTCCAGCAGACGTACCAAATGATCAACAATGGCTTGACTTAATTGATCTTGCGCTTCAAACAAAAGATAAACAATGGTTTGAGACACTTTCAAAGGGAATTAAGAGAGTTCCTTTGCGTCAAAACCACAATGGTGATCAACTTATTAAAAATAGATTGTCACGTTACAGTGTCTAA
- a CDS encoding NAD(P)/FAD-dependent oxidoreductase, with amino-acid sequence MTQYIIIGAGILGASTAYHLAKQGVQVTIVDRHDHGQATDAAAGIICPWLTQRRNKAWYRLVKSGAKYYPDLIKELEAIGLTDTGYQRVGAICLHTDEDKLNKMEERAYKRREDAPEIGEISRLSSEEVQAMFPPLSDVYRAVHISGAARVNGKRLRDSLLHAATRMGAKLINYADASLVVKKDQVTGVRVGSDRLDADKVIVTAGVWAKALLEPLGIELQVSSQKAQIVHLQLPDTDTSQWPVVMPPNNQYMLTFEKGRVVVGATHEDDVGYDLRVTAGGMHEILDKALNVAPGLVQSTVLETKVGFRPFTPGFLPIMGVVPGFDHLFVANGLGASGLTSGPFLGAELARLALGEKTELNLQDYDPREAFADKTRS; translated from the coding sequence ATGACGCAGTATATCATAATAGGTGCAGGTATTTTAGGTGCTTCGACGGCGTACCACTTAGCTAAGCAAGGTGTCCAAGTGACTATTGTAGATCGACATGACCATGGACAAGCCACTGATGCAGCTGCGGGTATTATATGTCCATGGCTAACCCAACGGCGTAATAAAGCTTGGTATAGGTTAGTTAAATCGGGTGCCAAGTACTATCCTGACCTCATAAAAGAGTTAGAAGCTATAGGCTTAACAGATACGGGATATCAGCGAGTAGGTGCCATTTGCTTACATACAGATGAAGACAAGTTGAACAAGATGGAGGAACGTGCATATAAACGGCGCGAGGATGCTCCAGAGATAGGTGAGATATCAAGATTATCGAGTGAAGAAGTACAGGCTATGTTTCCGCCACTATCTGATGTCTACAGGGCAGTCCATATCAGTGGCGCTGCACGAGTCAACGGTAAGCGTTTGCGAGATAGCTTACTCCATGCAGCAACAAGGATGGGTGCAAAGCTCATCAATTATGCTGATGCCTCGTTGGTTGTGAAAAAGGATCAGGTAACAGGTGTACGGGTCGGTAGTGACAGGCTTGATGCCGATAAAGTGATTGTGACAGCCGGAGTATGGGCAAAAGCATTACTTGAACCCTTGGGCATTGAGTTACAAGTGTCTTCACAGAAAGCTCAAATTGTACACTTACAGTTACCCGATACCGATACGAGCCAATGGCCGGTTGTTATGCCACCAAATAACCAATACATGCTGACCTTTGAAAAAGGGCGTGTAGTGGTTGGGGCAACGCACGAAGATGATGTAGGGTACGATCTACGCGTGACAGCAGGTGGCATGCATGAAATTTTAGACAAAGCTCTAAATGTTGCCCCTGGACTTGTCCAAAGTACCGTTTTGGAGACAAAAGTCGGTTTTAGACCTTTTACTCCAGGCTTTCTTCCGATAATGGGGGTCGTACCAGGCTTCGATCATTTATTCGTCGCCAATGGCCTCGGTGCTTCAGGATTAACGAGTGGCCCTTTTTTAGGGGCTGAACTCGCTAGGCTTGCACTAGGTGAAAAGACGGAGTTAAACCTACAAGATTACGATCCTAGGGAAGCTTTTGCAGACAAGACGAGGTCTTAG
- the ggt gene encoding gamma-glutamyltransferase, producing the protein MISLIVTMTYSSVSQPVFGQQNHDLHLNTTEVEASGTHGMVSTSHPIASEVGAQVLERGGNAIDAAVAVQFTLNVVEPMMSGIGGGGFMMVYDAESGDTTIVNSRERAPAGATPDMFLDETGKIIPFSQRSTHGTAVGVPGTLKGLETALERWGSRPLQQLITPAIQYAEKGFEVDRQLADAVANNEKKLSASAAKDVFLPDGEPIEEGDWFIQSNLAQTLKLIRTHGSDAFYNGEIAEALAATVQSFGGSMATSDLSRYDVTVDEPIYGDYKGYTVASMPPPSSGGLFLIQMLQILEGFDLEQYDVRSADKYHLLSEAMKLAYADRAAYAGDPEFVEVPMQGLLHPEYISERQSLIDVRTAGQHVTHGDPWRYEEAEADYGIVTQEDDKDIGETTHFTVADRWGNVVSYTSTIEQVFGTGIMVPGYGIMLNNELTDFDARPGGANEVQPNKRPLSSMTPTIVLQDGKPVLTLGSPGGPTIITSVLQVFLNIMAYDMSLKAAIDEPRIYNTHTSVTRWEEGIPEDVITELRDRGQVYEQHPRLIGNVQSIYIDHDNHMFYGVADARRDGAAIGVTKRGNQQQ; encoded by the coding sequence ATGATCAGTTTAATTGTAACGATGACTTACTCATCAGTTTCTCAACCTGTGTTTGGGCAACAGAACCATGATTTACATTTAAATACAACTGAGGTTGAAGCGAGTGGCACGCATGGCATGGTATCGACGTCACACCCTATCGCTTCTGAAGTCGGTGCCCAGGTATTAGAGAGAGGGGGCAACGCCATTGATGCGGCTGTTGCCGTCCAGTTTACTTTAAACGTTGTCGAGCCTATGATGTCTGGTATCGGTGGCGGTGGTTTTATGATGGTGTATGATGCCGAGTCGGGTGATACAACCATTGTAAACAGCAGAGAGAGAGCACCAGCAGGGGCAACACCAGACATGTTTCTTGATGAAACAGGCAAGATTATACCTTTCTCCCAACGTTCGACGCACGGAACAGCCGTTGGTGTACCAGGGACATTAAAAGGGCTAGAGACAGCATTAGAGCGCTGGGGTTCGCGTCCGCTACAACAACTGATCACCCCCGCTATACAATATGCAGAGAAAGGATTTGAAGTGGACAGACAACTAGCCGATGCTGTAGCGAATAACGAGAAAAAGTTATCTGCTAGTGCAGCCAAGGACGTGTTTTTACCTGATGGAGAGCCAATTGAAGAAGGGGATTGGTTCATTCAAAGTAATTTAGCACAAACTTTAAAGCTCATTCGTACTCACGGTTCAGACGCTTTTTATAACGGTGAAATAGCAGAAGCGTTAGCAGCAACTGTACAATCATTCGGTGGGAGTATGGCGACTTCGGACCTGTCTCGTTACGATGTAACAGTTGATGAGCCGATTTATGGAGATTATAAGGGTTATACCGTTGCCAGCATGCCACCTCCTAGCTCAGGTGGGTTATTCTTAATTCAAATGCTTCAGATACTTGAGGGATTCGATCTAGAACAATATGATGTCCGCTCAGCAGATAAATACCACCTCCTCTCTGAGGCCATGAAACTCGCATATGCAGACAGGGCTGCATACGCAGGAGATCCTGAATTTGTAGAGGTACCGATGCAAGGACTATTACACCCTGAATATATCAGTGAGAGACAAAGTCTTATTGATGTAAGGACTGCGGGGCAGCATGTGACCCATGGTGACCCATGGCGCTATGAAGAAGCAGAAGCTGATTATGGGATTGTGACACAAGAAGACGATAAGGATATTGGAGAGACCACGCATTTTACTGTAGCTGATCGTTGGGGGAACGTTGTGTCTTATACGTCAACGATCGAGCAGGTTTTTGGTACTGGGATTATGGTCCCGGGTTATGGTATTATGTTGAACAATGAACTCACGGATTTTGATGCCCGACCGGGTGGCGCGAACGAAGTCCAACCGAATAAGCGTCCCCTAAGTTCGATGACGCCTACGATAGTTTTACAAGATGGTAAGCCTGTGTTGACCTTGGGCTCTCCAGGTGGTCCTACTATTATCACGTCGGTGCTACAGGTATTCCTCAATATTATGGCGTATGATATGAGTTTAAAAGCTGCGATTGACGAGCCACGAATATATAATACGCATACTTCCGTAACGAGATGGGAAGAGGGGATACCAGAGGATGTTATTACTGAACTGAGAGATAGAGGGCAAGTTTATGAGCAACATCCTCGTCTAATCGGTAATGTTCAGAGCATATATATCGACCATGATAACCATATGTTCTATGGTGTCGCTGATGCAAGAAGAGATGGAGCGGCGATAGGGGTGACTAAGCGAGGGAACCAACAACAATAA